From Halotia branconii CENA392, the proteins below share one genomic window:
- a CDS encoding AraC family transcriptional regulator gives MKAVKTSEKADIDLMNDQQAKREADRAQANRDELTERISQAIRNDGTIEPLKGLHFNRSSSPSECLHSVSIPAFCAIAQGSKEVLLGSDRYQYDPMHYLLATAELPIVSQILEASKEKPYLSLRLDLDPTLVGSVMVEAGYPSANKRSNVKAINVSPLDANLLDAAVRLVRLLDSPAEADVLVPLIKREIIYRLLMGEQGSRLRHIAVLGGYTHYIARAVERLRKDFNQPLRIESIARDLGMSVSGFHHHFKSVTAMSPLQFQKQLRLQEARRLMLGQNLDASSAAYHVGYDDASHFNREYKRLFGAPPIRDVQRLREAARETANLI, from the coding sequence ATGAAAGCCGTCAAAACGAGTGAAAAAGCGGATATAGATTTAATGAACGACCAGCAGGCAAAGCGTGAAGCAGACAGAGCGCAAGCCAACAGAGACGAGCTGACTGAGCGCATCTCACAGGCTATCCGTAATGATGGGACGATTGAGCCACTCAAAGGATTGCACTTCAACCGTTCCTCTTCGCCTTCGGAATGCCTTCATAGTGTCTCTATTCCTGCCTTTTGTGCGATCGCTCAGGGCAGCAAAGAAGTTCTTCTGGGCAGCGATCGCTATCAGTACGACCCGATGCATTATCTGCTAGCGACAGCCGAACTTCCGATTGTTAGCCAAATTCTGGAAGCGTCCAAAGAAAAGCCGTACCTGAGTCTGCGTCTCGATCTCGACCCCACCCTTGTCGGTTCAGTCATGGTTGAAGCAGGCTATCCCTCAGCAAACAAGAGGTCTAATGTAAAAGCAATCAACGTCAGTCCATTGGATGCAAATCTGTTAGACGCTGCGGTGAGGCTCGTTAGGCTTCTAGATTCCCCTGCTGAAGCTGATGTTCTCGTACCACTGATTAAGCGGGAAATTATTTACCGACTCCTGATGGGAGAGCAAGGTAGCCGGCTTCGTCATATTGCCGTTCTAGGAGGCTACACTCACTACATCGCCAGAGCCGTCGAGCGACTTCGTAAAGACTTTAACCAGCCGCTTCGGATTGAAAGCATCGCACGAGATCTGGGAATGAGTGTATCGGGCTTTCACCATCACTTCAAGTCTGTCACTGCAATGAGTCCCTTGCAGTTCCAGAAGCAACTGCGGCTTCAGGAAGCTCGCCGTCTGATGCTGGGGCAAAACCTTGATGCTAGCAGTGCTGCCTACCATGTGGGTTATGATGATGCCTCTCACTTTAACCGGGAGTACAAGCGGCTGTTTGGTGCGCCACCAATACGCGATGTGCAGCGGCTGCGAGAAGCTGCTAGAGAGACTGCTAATTTAATATAA